The Methylococcus sp. Mc7 genomic sequence GTCGAGCAGTTCTTCGAGCAACAGGGCTACAGCCTGCCGGTGATGATCTCCGGCACCATCACCGACGCCTCCGGTCGCACCCTCTCGGGCCAGACCGCCGAAGCCTTCTGGAATTCGCTGCGCCATGCCAGGCCGATCTCGATCGGCCTCAACTGCGCACTCGGCGCCAAGCAGCTCCGTCAGTACATCGAAGAACTTTCCCGCATCGCCGACACCCACGTCTCGGCGCATCCCAACGCGGGCCTGCCCAACGAATTCGGCGAATACGACGAATCGCCCGAGGCGATGGCGCGCGAGATCGCCGACTGGGCCGAACAGGGCTTTCTCAACATCGTTGGCGGCTGCTGCGGCACCACGCCGCCGCACATCGAGGCGATCCACGATGCGGTCGAGCATTTCCCGCCGCGGCGCATTCCCGAGATTCCGCCGGCCTGCCGGCTGGCGGGGCTGGAGCCCTGCAACATCACGGCGGATTCGCTGTTCGTCAACGTCGGCGAGCGCACCAACGTCACCGGCTCGGCGGCTTTCCGGCGCCTGATCCGCGAGGCGAAATACGACGAGGCCCTGGAAGTCGCCCGCCAGCAGGTCGAAAGCGGTGCCCAGGTGATCGACGTCAACATGGACGAGGGCATGCTGGATTCGCGTGCCGCGATGGTGCAGTTCCTCAACCTCATCGCCTCGGAGCCGGACATCGCCCGCGTCCCGGTGATGATCGATTCGTCCAAGTGGGACATTCTGGAAGCCGGGCTCAAGTGCATCCAGGGCAAGGGCATCGTCAACTCGATCTCGCTCAAGGAAGGCGAGGCGGCCTTCCTCCACCACGCACGGCTGGTGCGGCGCTACGGCGCGGCGGTGATCGTCATGGCTTTCGACGAGCAGGGCCAGGCCGACACCCGCGCGCGCAAGGTCGAGATCTGCGAGCGGGCCTACAAACTGCTGACTGAACAGGTCGGCTTCCCGGCCGAAGACATCATCTTCGACCCCAACATCTTCGCGGTGGCGACCGGCATCGAGGAGCACGACCGCTATGGTCTCGACTTCATCGAGGCCGTGGCCGAGATCAAGGCGAGGCTGCCGCATGCGCTGATTTCCGGCGGCGTCTCCAACGTCTCGTTCTCGTTCCGCGGCAACAACCCGGTGCGCGAGGCCATCCACGCGGTGTTCCTGTACCATGCCATCCGTGCCGGGATGGACATGGGGATCGTCAACGCCGGCCAGCTCGCCATCTACGAAGAGGTGCCGGAGGAACTGCGTGACGCGGTGGAGGACGTCATCCTCGCCCGCCGCGAGGACGCCACCGAGCGCCTGCTCGCCATCGCCGACCGCTACCGGGGCGAGGAGGGGGCCGTGGCCGAACGCAAGGCCGACCTGGCCTGGCGCGCGCTGCCGGTGGACAAGCGCCTGGAGCATGCCCTGGTCAAGGGCATCGACGAGTTCATCGAGGCCGATACGGAAGAGGCCCGCCGGCAGTTCGAGCGACCGCTGCACGTCATCGAGGGGCCGCTGATGGCCGGGATGAACGTGGTCGGCGACCTGTTCGGCGCCGGCAAGATGTTCCTGCCCCAGGTGGTCAAGTCGGCCCGGGTGATGAAGAAAGCCGTGGCCTATCTGATGCCGTACATGGACGCCGAGAAGGCCGGGGGCGCCTCCGGCTCCAACGGCAAGATCCTCATGGCGACGGTGAAGGGCGACGTGCACGACATCGGCAAGAACATCGTCGGTGTGGTGCTGCAGTGCAACGGCTTCGAGGTGGTCGATCTGGGCGTGATGGTGGCTTGCGACAAGATATTGCAGACCGCCCGTGAGGAGAACGTCGACGTCATCGGCCTGTCCGGCCTGATCACGCCCTCGCTGGACGAGATGGTGCACGTCGCCAGGGAAATGGAGCGGCTCGGGTTCGAAATCCCGCTCATGATCGGCGGCGCGACGACCTCCCGCGCGCATACGGCCGTGAAGATCGAACCCAATTACCGTGGGCCGACCGTCTACGTGACCGACGCCTCGCGCAGCGTCGGTGTGGCGAGCAGCCTGCTCAGCGCAGACCTGAAGGACGAATTCACCGCCAGGGTGCGCAAGGAATACGAGGAGGTGCGGCAGCATCACGCTGGACGGCGGGCGCAGGGGACTCTATTGAGCCTGGAGCGGGCGAGACGCCGAGCTTTCCACACCGACTGGGCGCATTATGCGCCGCCCAAGCCGCGCCTGCTGGGGCTGGAGGTGTTCGATTCGTACCCGCTCGCGGAGATCGCCGACTACATCGACTGGTCGCCGTTCTTCCATACCTGGGAGCTGGCCGGCAGCTATCCGAAGATATTGGACGACGAGGTGGTGGGCGACCATGCCCGCACCCTGCTGCAGGATGCCCGCGCCATGCTGGCGCTCCTGATCGAGCAGCGCTGGCTCACCGCCCGTGGCGTGATCGGCTTCTTCCCCGCCAATTCGGAAGGGGACGACATCGTGCTGTGGACCGACGACAGCCGTACCGAGCGGCTGGCGGTGCTGCACCATCTGCGCCAGCAGCAGGAGAAACCGGGCGGCCAGCCCGACTACTGCCTGGCGGATTTCATCGCGCCGGTCGGCAGCGGGGTGACGGACTACGTGGGCGGCTTCGCGGTCACCGCGGGGCACGGCATCGAGGCGCAGTTGGAGCGGTTCGCCCGGGCCCACGACGACTACAGCGGCATCATGCTGAAGGCCTTAGCCGACCGACTGGCCGAGGCCTTCGCGGAGCTGATGCACCGGCGGGTGCGGCGGGAGTTCTGGGGCTATGCGCCGGAGGAATCCTTGGGCAACGATCAGCTGATCGCCGAGGAATACCGCGGCATCCGGCCGGCGCCGGGCTATCCGGCCTGCCCCGACCACACCGAAAAGGCCACTTTGTTCCGCCTGCTGGACGCCGAGGCCAACACCGGCATCTCGCTGACCGAAAGCTTCGCCATGTATCCGGCTTCCTCGGTCAGCGGCTGGTATTTCTCGCACGCGTCGGCAAAGTATTTCAACGTCGGCAAGCTCGGCCGCGACCAGGTAGAGGACTACGCCCGCCGCAAGGGGATGGCGGTTCGCGAGGTCGAGCGCTGGCTGGCGCCGAGTCTGGGCTACGATGCCGACTGAGTCCGGCTTGAGCCTGTACGGCACCGCCGGCTGCCATCTGTGCGAGGAGGCCGAGTCGGTGCTGGCGGGCCTGGGGGTGGCGGCGACGGCGGTGGACATCGCCGGCGATGACGATCTGTCGCAGCGGTACGGCATCCGGATTCCGGTGCTGCGGGACGGCGCGGGGCGCGAGCTGGGCTGGCCGTTCGACGCCGAAGCGGTGCGGCGGTTTCTTGGAGGCTGATGACTACGTGCGGACTGGTTCCATGGGGAAGGGAGAATCCTGGGCATAGCGGGCGTCGTTCCGGCCGGGAAGCCGGAACCCAGGGCCATGGAAGGCAAGTTCGGGAATCCACGCACCACACAGCGCAATGCGGGTCCGGCATACTTCCCATCCCCCGGATCAAGTCCGGGGCAAGCTTTGGGAACTGGATGCCGGAGTCCGATCCGGCATGACTGAATCGAAGGGGAATAGAGGCCATGAGTCAGAACGACTATCGCATCGAAAAAGACAGCATGGGCGAACTGCGGGTTCCGGCCTCCGCGCTCTACGCGGCGCAGACCCAGCGCGCCATCGACAATTTTCCGGTGAGCGGCCTGGTTCTGCCGCCGGCGTTCATCCGTGCCGTCGCCCGGATCAAGCAGTGCGCGGCCCGGGTCAACATGGCGCTGCGGCATCTAGAGACCGCCAAGGGCGAGGCGATCGTGGCGGCAGCGGAGGAGGTCATTGCCGGAGCCTATACCGACCAGTTCCCTGTCGACGTGTTCCAGACCGGTTCCGGCACCAGCACCAACATGAACGTCAACGAAGTCCTGGCGACGCTGGCTTCCCGGCGCGCGGGAACGCCAGTGAGCGCCAATGACGACGTCAACATGGGCCAGAGCAGCAACGACGTCATCCCCACGGCGATTCACGTCAGCGCTGCGCTGGCGGTCAACGAACATCTGATC encodes the following:
- the metH gene encoding methionine synthase; protein product: MTILVTAAERSSLLRRLLKERILFLDGAMGTMIQRHKLGEADYRGQRFADWPQDVKGNNDLLSLTRPDVIEAIHWAYLEAGADILETNTFNATRISMADYGMEALVYEINLASARLARQAADRMSRQTPDRPRFVAGVLGPTSRTASISPSVNDPGFRNISFDELVEAYTEAVRGLVDGGADIILIETIFDTLNAKAAVFAVEQFFEQQGYSLPVMISGTITDASGRTLSGQTAEAFWNSLRHARPISIGLNCALGAKQLRQYIEELSRIADTHVSAHPNAGLPNEFGEYDESPEAMAREIADWAEQGFLNIVGGCCGTTPPHIEAIHDAVEHFPPRRIPEIPPACRLAGLEPCNITADSLFVNVGERTNVTGSAAFRRLIREAKYDEALEVARQQVESGAQVIDVNMDEGMLDSRAAMVQFLNLIASEPDIARVPVMIDSSKWDILEAGLKCIQGKGIVNSISLKEGEAAFLHHARLVRRYGAAVIVMAFDEQGQADTRARKVEICERAYKLLTEQVGFPAEDIIFDPNIFAVATGIEEHDRYGLDFIEAVAEIKARLPHALISGGVSNVSFSFRGNNPVREAIHAVFLYHAIRAGMDMGIVNAGQLAIYEEVPEELRDAVEDVILARREDATERLLAIADRYRGEEGAVAERKADLAWRALPVDKRLEHALVKGIDEFIEADTEEARRQFERPLHVIEGPLMAGMNVVGDLFGAGKMFLPQVVKSARVMKKAVAYLMPYMDAEKAGGASGSNGKILMATVKGDVHDIGKNIVGVVLQCNGFEVVDLGVMVACDKILQTAREENVDVIGLSGLITPSLDEMVHVAREMERLGFEIPLMIGGATTSRAHTAVKIEPNYRGPTVYVTDASRSVGVASSLLSADLKDEFTARVRKEYEEVRQHHAGRRAQGTLLSLERARRRAFHTDWAHYAPPKPRLLGLEVFDSYPLAEIADYIDWSPFFHTWELAGSYPKILDDEVVGDHARTLLQDARAMLALLIEQRWLTARGVIGFFPANSEGDDIVLWTDDSRTERLAVLHHLRQQQEKPGGQPDYCLADFIAPVGSGVTDYVGGFAVTAGHGIEAQLERFARAHDDYSGIMLKALADRLAEAFAELMHRRVRREFWGYAPEESLGNDQLIAEEYRGIRPAPGYPACPDHTEKATLFRLLDAEANTGISLTESFAMYPASSVSGWYFSHASAKYFNVGKLGRDQVEDYARRKGMAVREVERWLAPSLGYDAD
- a CDS encoding glutaredoxin family protein, with the protein product MPTESGLSLYGTAGCHLCEEAESVLAGLGVAATAVDIAGDDDLSQRYGIRIPVLRDGAGRELGWPFDAEAVRRFLGG